One window from the genome of Marinobacter sp. es.048 encodes:
- a CDS encoding SH3 domain-containing protein codes for MPIAILMFLLLLPAQSWAGWLWGQAEDDALQVQVTEPYVSWRTGPATGYPVFHTSEKGEWLTILQRKTSWIKVTDTRGREGWIAVADIAQMVDATGNRVDLQVPDFEAFGSRRLEAGFMMGEFDGAAVTAGYGGFWMTRNLSAELWASQILGSASEIRMVNANLVHQPFPDWRVSPFFTLGVGHIWVDPKATLAQPEERDNSIGHAGLGIRAYITDRYFIRAEVKDYKVFTTRSTNEEATEWKIGLSIFF; via the coding sequence ATGCCCATCGCCATTCTTATGTTTCTTTTGTTGTTGCCGGCCCAGAGCTGGGCTGGCTGGCTGTGGGGGCAGGCTGAAGATGATGCATTGCAAGTGCAGGTAACGGAGCCCTATGTGTCCTGGCGAACCGGACCGGCAACGGGCTATCCGGTTTTTCATACCAGCGAAAAAGGGGAATGGCTGACCATTCTTCAGCGCAAGACAAGTTGGATCAAAGTGACGGATACCCGTGGCCGGGAGGGTTGGATAGCGGTTGCGGATATTGCACAGATGGTGGATGCCACGGGTAATCGTGTGGATCTTCAGGTGCCCGATTTTGAGGCCTTTGGAAGCCGGCGGCTGGAAGCCGGATTTATGATGGGGGAATTTGATGGTGCCGCTGTCACGGCAGGCTACGGCGGCTTCTGGATGACCAGAAACCTGTCCGCCGAGCTTTGGGCTTCTCAGATTCTTGGCAGCGCCTCGGAAATTCGAATGGTCAATGCGAATCTGGTGCATCAGCCATTTCCTGATTGGCGGGTATCACCCTTTTTTACCCTGGGGGTCGGGCATATCTGGGTTGACCCCAAGGCCACACTGGCCCAGCCCGAAGAGAGGGATAACAGTATTGGCCATGCGGGGCTTGGTATCCGCGCCTACATTACCGATCGATATTTCATCCGTGCCGAAGTGAAGGACTACAAAGTGTTCACTACCCGGTCCACCAACGAAGAAGCGACAGAATGGAAAATCGGACTAAGCATCTTTTTCTGA
- a CDS encoding TlpA family protein disulfide reductase — protein MVMKASIKSLAVAGVLACLSPMAGAEAINVPAPDFTLESRSGENLRLEDHRGEVVMLNFWASWCGPCRQEMPLMDELYSQYKDLGFTILAVNVDENREEAHRFLDKVPVNYPILYDPESSVSELYEVQAMPTTVMIDRDGNARYLHYGYQPGYEDEYEQQIRELVRE, from the coding sequence ATGGTTATGAAAGCATCCATAAAATCATTGGCGGTGGCGGGCGTCCTGGCCTGTCTTAGCCCCATGGCCGGCGCCGAGGCCATCAATGTGCCAGCTCCGGATTTCACCCTGGAGAGCCGTTCCGGCGAAAATCTGAGGCTGGAGGACCATCGTGGCGAAGTGGTGATGCTGAACTTCTGGGCGTCATGGTGTGGCCCCTGCCGCCAGGAAATGCCGCTGATGGATGAGCTTTACAGCCAATACAAGGATCTCGGCTTCACGATTCTGGCGGTCAACGTGGATGAGAATCGGGAAGAAGCTCATCGTTTCCTGGACAAGGTGCCCGTGAATTACCCGATCCTTTACGATCCGGAGAGTTCGGTGAGCGAGCTTTATGAGGTGCAGGCCATGCCAACCACCGTGATGATTGATCGCGATGGTAATGCCCGTTATCTCCATTACGGGTACCAGCCGGGTTACGAAGACGAATACGAACAGCAGATTCGTGAACTGGTGCGCGAGTAA
- a CDS encoding DUF3570 domain-containing protein, producing MAATDRRRLVRSAFLLLALVLFGHQAIAATLPVDNVDVLYHRYDGGGMIIDGPSVLVRKGIGSQVSFSGQYYVDSVSAASVDVLATASPYEEERNEYTFGVDYLHDKSIMSLGFTNSTENDYEANTVYFSLSQEFFGGMSTVTMGYASGWDEVGRVGNDSFSEEADRRNYQLGLSQVVTRNSLVGLDLEVVTDEGFLQNPYRQNRYIDPNDSTAFLYQPERYPETRTSTSVALRALYYLPYRASIRGEYRYFSDTWGINAHTVELGYVHGLNQHWTLEGSVRYYSQSEADFYSDLFPFENSQTHLARDKELSSLSGTTLAVGAVYEWKQTSLPGIDRLQFSLLVDWLNFDYDNFRDVTAAGDFLPGEEPLYSFDAYVTRASLILEY from the coding sequence GTGGCTGCAACTGACAGGCGACGGTTGGTACGGTCCGCATTCCTTTTGCTCGCGCTGGTGCTGTTCGGGCATCAGGCGATTGCGGCAACCCTTCCGGTCGATAACGTCGATGTTCTCTATCACCGCTATGACGGCGGTGGCATGATCATCGACGGTCCGTCAGTATTGGTGCGCAAGGGTATCGGCTCCCAGGTTTCGTTTTCTGGACAGTACTATGTCGATTCCGTTTCGGCCGCCTCTGTCGACGTCCTGGCCACGGCCAGCCCCTATGAGGAAGAGCGCAACGAGTACACCTTTGGCGTGGATTATCTGCACGACAAATCCATTATGAGCCTGGGGTTCACCAACAGTACGGAAAACGATTACGAAGCCAATACCGTTTACTTCTCGCTCAGTCAGGAGTTTTTCGGTGGCATGTCAACGGTCACCATGGGCTATGCCAGTGGCTGGGACGAAGTGGGCCGGGTTGGCAACGATTCCTTCAGCGAGGAAGCCGATCGTCGGAACTATCAGCTCGGACTGAGCCAGGTCGTCACCCGCAACAGTCTGGTAGGCCTGGATCTTGAGGTGGTTACGGATGAGGGCTTCCTGCAGAACCCTTACAGACAAAACCGCTACATCGACCCGAACGATTCCACAGCGTTCCTGTATCAACCAGAGCGTTATCCGGAAACCCGGACCAGTACCTCCGTGGCCTTGCGAGCGCTCTACTATCTGCCGTATCGCGCCTCAATTCGCGGTGAATACCGCTATTTTTCCGATACCTGGGGTATCAACGCCCATACGGTCGAACTGGGATACGTGCACGGATTGAACCAGCACTGGACCCTTGAGGGTTCCGTTCGCTACTACAGCCAGAGCGAGGCGGACTTTTACAGTGATCTTTTCCCGTTCGAGAATTCCCAGACACACCTTGCCCGGGACAAGGAGCTCAGCTCTCTTTCGGGAACAACCTTGGCGGTGGGCGCGGTATACGAATGGAAGCAGACGTCTCTCCCCGGCATTGATCGCCTGCAGTTCAGCTTACTGGTGGACTGGCTGAATTTTGACTATGACAACTTCCGGGATGTCACCGCAGCCGGGGACTTTCTCCCCGGCGAAGAACCCCTTTATTCCTTCGATGCCTACGTAACCCGGGCGTCGTTGATTCTTGAATACTGA
- a CDS encoding MotA/TolQ/ExbB proton channel family protein, with translation MIDTAVRFFQEGGFFMFPIAVVLIVGLIVAIERYVYLSAQKLTNRRDFNRLHQMIAKRDLKGALNYTQESGSAMSTMIGFGLQRLARRQGREEIEYAMEEGLLDVMPRLEKRTQYLATLANIATLLGLLGTIIGLIAAFTAVAAADPAQKASLLSQSISVAMNTTAFGLMSAIPMLLIHSLLQTKTNEIVDSFEMAGIKVLNLLSDGSGSKTAAQPQGQNAAAPAQVATPAGSPA, from the coding sequence ATGATCGATACCGCCGTTCGCTTCTTCCAGGAAGGTGGCTTTTTTATGTTTCCGATTGCTGTTGTGCTGATCGTCGGACTCATTGTTGCCATTGAACGTTACGTTTACCTTTCCGCCCAGAAACTGACCAACCGTCGGGACTTCAACCGCCTGCATCAGATGATCGCCAAGCGTGACCTGAAAGGCGCCCTGAACTACACCCAGGAATCCGGCAGTGCCATGTCGACCATGATCGGCTTCGGCCTCCAGCGCCTGGCCCGCCGCCAGGGTCGTGAAGAGATCGAATACGCGATGGAAGAGGGGTTGCTGGATGTGATGCCGCGGTTGGAAAAGCGCACCCAGTATCTGGCAACGCTGGCCAACATTGCCACGCTGCTTGGTCTGCTGGGTACCATTATCGGGTTGATTGCAGCGTTTACGGCGGTAGCTGCAGCGGATCCGGCCCAGAAGGCGAGCCTCCTGTCCCAGAGTATCTCGGTTGCCATGAACACCACCGCCTTCGGCCTTATGTCTGCTATTCCAATGCTGCTGATCCACTCACTGCTGCAGACCAAGACCAATGAGATCGTCGACAGCTTCGAGATGGCGGGCATCAAGGTGCTGAACCTGCTCAGCGATGGTTCCGGCAGTAAGACCGCCGCTCAACCACAGGGTCAGAATGCCGCTGCGCCGGCACAGGTAGCGACTCCGGCCGGTAGCCCGGCCTGA
- a CDS encoding AraC family transcriptional regulator, translated as MATCLNHRIPALLAVLTLALTGPAFAQTNPGTEKDDPAVAEQVEALKKKVIRLNRDLFILEEDLLFPANTQVAVFLSVDTGKFLKLDAVKLKVDDEIVASHLYTARQVSALERGGMQRLFVGNLKSGVHQVTAFVEGIGPDQRPYKQAASLEFEKGTGTAALEIRVEDRSSNYQPSVSIMEWE; from the coding sequence ATGGCCACTTGCTTGAACCATCGAATCCCGGCGCTTTTAGCAGTATTGACCCTCGCCCTGACAGGCCCCGCATTTGCGCAGACCAATCCTGGGACGGAGAAGGACGACCCAGCCGTCGCCGAGCAGGTGGAGGCGCTCAAGAAGAAAGTGATACGCCTGAACCGTGACCTGTTCATCCTCGAGGAGGATCTGCTTTTTCCGGCCAATACCCAGGTTGCCGTGTTTCTCAGCGTTGATACCGGAAAGTTTCTGAAGCTGGATGCAGTGAAGCTGAAGGTCGACGATGAGATCGTTGCCTCTCATCTCTATACGGCGCGTCAGGTGAGCGCACTTGAACGCGGCGGCATGCAGCGGCTGTTCGTGGGCAACCTCAAATCCGGAGTACACCAGGTCACGGCATTCGTTGAGGGAATCGGGCCGGATCAGCGGCCTTACAAGCAGGCGGCCTCCCTGGAGTTTGAGAAGGGCACTGGAACAGCCGCTCTGGAAATCCGTGTTGAAGATCGCTCCTCCAACTACCAACCCTCCGTATCCATTATGGAGTGGGAGTAA
- a CDS encoding outer membrane beta-barrel domain-containing protein: MENRTKHLFLKPLCLGAGLCVAVGAHAQDDRPLIEPDVTPVPVTEALIDTENFEVGAFVGVLNIEDFESSLLFGGKLTYHLSESFFFEAGVGFAEGGETSFEKLAGNVEVLTDSERDYSYYNINLGYNVLPGEAFLTENYAFNTNFYLIAGAGATDFAGDTRFTLNAGAGYQVLLTDSVAVQIGVRQHYYRIDVLGAEKTSMNTEVSTGLSVFF, translated from the coding sequence ATGGAAAATCGGACTAAGCATCTTTTTCTGAAACCGCTGTGCCTCGGCGCAGGGCTATGCGTAGCCGTGGGCGCCCATGCCCAGGATGATCGGCCGCTGATCGAGCCTGATGTTACCCCGGTGCCGGTCACCGAGGCGCTGATCGACACCGAGAACTTTGAGGTTGGGGCTTTTGTGGGCGTGCTCAATATCGAGGACTTCGAGTCGTCGCTGCTTTTTGGCGGCAAGCTCACCTATCACCTCAGCGAGTCTTTCTTCTTCGAAGCAGGAGTCGGATTCGCGGAGGGCGGCGAAACCAGTTTCGAGAAGCTGGCCGGTAACGTCGAGGTGCTTACCGACAGCGAGCGGGATTACAGCTATTACAACATCAACCTGGGTTACAACGTGCTTCCTGGCGAGGCCTTCCTCACCGAGAACTACGCATTCAACACCAATTTCTACCTGATCGCAGGTGCCGGCGCTACCGATTTTGCGGGTGATACCCGGTTTACCCTGAATGCCGGTGCGGGCTATCAGGTTCTGTTGACGGACAGCGTTGCAGTTCAGATTGGCGTAAGGCAGCACTACTACCGAATAGATGTTCTTGGGGCCGAGAAAACCTCCATGAACACAGAGGTCAGCACTGGCCTGTCGGTCTTTTTCTGA
- a CDS encoding DUF4266 domain-containing protein, giving the protein MRNLSIFTVSALLVATFTVSGCSSVKPWVKPYERDNLADPVMSLSRHGKADSYMHHVYQSRESARGAEGGSGGGCGCN; this is encoded by the coding sequence ATGCGTAATTTGTCGATCTTCACTGTGTCCGCTCTTCTGGTCGCCACGTTCACGGTTTCCGGATGCAGTTCAGTAAAGCCGTGGGTGAAACCCTACGAACGGGATAATCTGGCGGATCCGGTCATGAGTCTCAGTCGTCACGGCAAAGCGGATTCCTACATGCATCACGTCTATCAGTCCCGGGAGTCTGCGCGGGGAGCGGAAGGCGGTTCGGGAGGTGGTTGTGGCTGCAACTGA
- a CDS encoding tetratricopeptide repeat protein, producing MSSIKACGLFLFVMFSLSGCVTAPTPPESAVEVEQAALEASFAKAVSAMEEGNLAEAKTRFEQLASDYPAKAGPMANRGIIAFKEGDTETAKSWFERALAVSPEHVQALNHLGVIARSAGEFDEAERYYRAALSADPNYAPTILNLAFLLDIYLGKPAEAVALYERYQSAASEPHPRLEDWIFDAKNRI from the coding sequence ATGAGCTCGATTAAGGCCTGCGGACTCTTTCTTTTCGTGATGTTTTCGCTTTCGGGGTGTGTGACGGCTCCGACGCCCCCGGAGTCTGCGGTAGAAGTTGAACAGGCTGCACTGGAAGCGTCATTCGCCAAGGCAGTGAGTGCGATGGAGGAGGGAAATCTTGCCGAAGCAAAAACCCGATTCGAGCAACTGGCGAGCGACTATCCCGCAAAAGCCGGCCCCATGGCCAACCGTGGCATTATTGCTTTCAAGGAAGGGGATACCGAGACCGCGAAAAGTTGGTTTGAACGCGCGCTGGCGGTGAGTCCTGAACATGTCCAGGCGTTGAATCATCTGGGAGTGATTGCCCGGAGCGCTGGAGAATTCGATGAAGCAGAACGATATTATCGCGCCGCCCTATCTGCTGATCCGAATTACGCGCCTACGATTCTTAATCTGGCCTTCCTGCTTGATATCTACCTGGGTAAACCTGCCGAGGCGGTTGCCCTTTATGAGCGTTATCAATCGGCGGCCAGCGAGCCGCACCCCAGACTGGAAGACTGGATCTTCGATGCGAAAAACAGAATCTGA
- a CDS encoding PD40 domain-containing protein, translating into MSSETGFVTLEIKSPALNISRSARLAIALGSLAALSGCFSSSDSQQADPVVVENPVAYVERALLFDENTGALVEDNLADPSAFRPGARLFLKASATADAETRDIASRAFAGPQFLDDNGQLRYDVKDLHVSHGGSRLLFAMRAPEIEDADDEDQPTWNIWEYNVSADILRRIIDSDVTARAGQDVAPAYLPDGRIVFSSTRQRISKAVLLDEGKPQYSGLDEEGDSPGFVLHVMDDDGQNIEQITFNQSHDLDPMVADDGTIVFSRWDNAGQTRNNGVNLYRVNPDGTGLSYLFGRHSHDSVPEASDIQYLQPRKSDSGNLLVQLRPFETDDYASVLAEVDVDQFVEANLRIDGTEGSGQRSLVPGVGLDGQLSLKGSYASVSPLLDGTNRYLVSWTPCRLRETATDRIVNCTEDRLQSEDYEPAEPVYGLWLLDINSETQRPVVPPVEGVQFDEAVLMKERTLEGFIPESQFTGDEGALGDAGYGVLHIRSVYDIDGVDTTPAGIDVMADPVETPPEDRPARFLRLEKPVAIPDENVRDFDNSAFGRSRAQLMREILGYVPIEPDGSVKVAVPANVAFAISILDEQGRRMDGVLGNRHQNWLTVRPGETLECSGCHDPGNPAPHGRPDAGPEPAWSGAETTGISFPNTDSGLFTDMGETMAEVFARINEIRRPTPDVIFADEWSGDAVNPKPDSFAYAYADLQTSPPISGVCATEWAPNCRIVINYEQHIHPIWGVDREIENPGTTCTNCHSNRDAEGAAVVPVAQLDLSDGPSPDEPLHFKAYRELLYPDNEQELIDGALIDRLVDSGEILRDGEGNPILDEDGNEQPTPPVTVPVQPSMSVGGARASSFFDAFAEGGTHEDRLTPAELRLIAEWLDIGGQYFNNPFDAPED; encoded by the coding sequence ATGTCATCCGAAACAGGGTTTGTCACGTTGGAAATTAAGTCGCCCGCTCTAAACATCTCTCGCAGTGCTCGCCTGGCTATCGCACTCGGCTCGCTTGCTGCTCTGTCTGGCTGTTTTTCGAGCAGCGACAGCCAGCAGGCAGATCCGGTTGTCGTCGAGAACCCTGTGGCTTATGTCGAACGGGCTCTGCTTTTTGACGAAAACACCGGGGCCCTGGTCGAGGACAACCTGGCCGACCCGAGCGCCTTCCGCCCCGGAGCGAGACTGTTTCTGAAGGCCAGTGCTACTGCGGACGCCGAGACGCGGGATATTGCCTCCAGGGCCTTCGCCGGGCCGCAATTCCTCGATGACAATGGTCAATTGCGCTATGACGTGAAAGATCTCCACGTTTCCCACGGCGGCTCCAGACTGCTGTTTGCCATGCGTGCGCCGGAAATCGAGGACGCAGACGACGAGGATCAGCCAACCTGGAATATCTGGGAATACAACGTTAGTGCCGACATCCTGCGTCGGATCATCGATTCAGACGTTACCGCCCGGGCCGGGCAGGACGTTGCGCCAGCCTATCTGCCTGATGGCAGAATCGTTTTCTCGTCAACCCGTCAGCGGATTTCCAAGGCGGTGCTGCTTGATGAAGGCAAACCCCAGTATTCCGGTCTGGACGAGGAGGGTGACAGCCCCGGGTTTGTTCTGCATGTGATGGACGACGATGGTCAGAACATTGAACAGATCACATTCAATCAGAGCCACGACCTCGACCCCATGGTGGCGGATGATGGCACCATTGTGTTCAGCCGCTGGGACAATGCCGGCCAAACCCGGAACAACGGTGTAAACCTCTACCGCGTCAACCCTGACGGCACCGGCCTGAGCTATCTCTTCGGTCGTCACTCCCACGATTCGGTTCCAGAGGCGAGCGATATACAGTATCTGCAGCCACGCAAATCAGACAGCGGCAATCTGCTGGTGCAGCTAAGGCCGTTTGAAACGGATGATTACGCGTCTGTGTTGGCGGAAGTCGATGTTGACCAATTTGTTGAGGCCAATCTGCGTATCGATGGCACCGAAGGTTCAGGTCAGCGCTCACTTGTGCCCGGTGTGGGCCTGGATGGGCAGCTGTCGCTGAAAGGCAGTTATGCATCGGTTTCACCACTGCTGGATGGTACCAACCGCTACCTGGTCAGTTGGACACCTTGCCGGTTGCGTGAAACAGCAACCGACCGGATCGTTAACTGCACAGAAGACCGCCTGCAATCCGAAGATTATGAGCCCGCTGAGCCCGTCTACGGTTTGTGGCTTCTAGATATCAACAGCGAGACCCAGCGGCCGGTGGTCCCGCCGGTGGAGGGCGTTCAGTTTGATGAGGCAGTCCTGATGAAGGAGCGGACTCTGGAAGGCTTCATTCCGGAATCCCAGTTTACGGGTGATGAGGGTGCACTTGGGGATGCAGGCTATGGCGTCCTGCATATTCGCAGTGTGTATGACATTGACGGCGTGGACACTACACCAGCGGGTATTGATGTGATGGCCGACCCGGTGGAGACCCCGCCTGAAGATCGTCCGGCCAGATTCCTTCGCCTGGAAAAGCCGGTAGCCATTCCCGATGAGAACGTACGGGATTTTGATAACAGCGCTTTTGGCAGAAGCCGCGCCCAGTTGATGCGGGAAATACTGGGTTACGTACCAATAGAGCCGGATGGATCGGTAAAGGTGGCGGTGCCTGCCAATGTCGCGTTTGCGATTAGTATCCTGGATGAGCAGGGGCGGCGCATGGACGGGGTTTTGGGCAACAGGCATCAGAACTGGCTAACGGTACGCCCCGGTGAGACCCTTGAGTGCTCAGGCTGCCATGACCCCGGTAACCCGGCACCCCATGGCAGGCCTGACGCTGGTCCGGAACCTGCGTGGAGCGGGGCAGAAACCACCGGCATTTCGTTTCCCAACACCGACTCAGGTCTGTTTACCGATATGGGAGAAACCATGGCCGAGGTCTTTGCCCGCATCAACGAGATTCGGCGGCCGACGCCGGATGTAATCTTTGCCGATGAGTGGTCCGGTGATGCTGTAAACCCAAAGCCTGATAGCTTTGCCTACGCCTACGCCGATCTGCAGACTTCGCCCCCCATATCCGGCGTGTGCGCGACAGAATGGGCACCCAACTGTCGGATTGTGATCAACTATGAGCAGCACATCCACCCCATCTGGGGGGTAGACAGGGAAATTGAAAACCCGGGAACTACATGTACGAATTGTCATAGCAACAGAGATGCTGAGGGCGCGGCTGTAGTACCGGTGGCTCAATTGGACTTGAGTGACGGTCCATCACCGGACGAGCCGCTGCATTTCAAAGCATATAGAGAACTGCTTTATCCGGATAATGAGCAGGAGTTGATAGATGGTGCTCTCATAGACCGACTCGTGGATTCCGGGGAGATATTGAGAGATGGGGAGGGTAATCCTATTCTCGATGAAGATGGCAACGAGCAACCTACGCCACCTGTTACAGTCCCGGTTCAGCCTTCGATGTCAGTAGGCGGCGCTCGTGCCAGTAGTTTCTTCGACGCATTTGCGGAAGGCGGAACTCACGAAGATCGCCTCACACCCGCCGAACTCAGACTGATCGCAGAATGGCTGGATATTGGCGGCCAGTATTTCAACAATCCGTTCGACGCCCCGGAAGACTGA
- a CDS encoding tetratricopeptide repeat protein, protein MNNRMAGRTVKGLLMVTALVMASGCQMLQSMMPAGGEEMPRVREGTLAALPAIETRQESADAGAGSGPPEDVSIETVMDSYKALLPLVEDPRKQVTIRHRLADLEFQRAERKMADSAVDELSGAIDAYQRLLSEYPEREGNDQIYYQLARAWELRGATPQQLDALNTLVRRYPDSEYWVEAQFRRGDLLFIDGRYREAKQAFDEVTLASQEHMADASFLVNAHYMKGWSLFKQAQYQEALFSYVEVLDLVMPEGKPVADVDQRSQTLIEDLFRVVGLSLSYLDGAETLQALFRQTGGRPYEILVYDRYSELLLEREQYSDAIDVFEAYIEDHPASPWAPRYHIRIIDTLELAGFTRTIPERKAGFVSLYGIYSDYWQSAGSDAIGFIEQQLEQLLPELADRQYLLAGEATDDQQADDHYRKAASYYAEFATTFPDHPRTPERLFLLGETYLELEDWPAAIAAFERVAYDYPEDTVADRAAEAGYASVLAFREYSQTWESEPVSERMVYQELQQLNRLRFANAFPGDARAPAVYYIALQREFDLNNWEETVNMAARLVTWQPTPPAELTTEALLLSGHSLSELARYAEAEQAYRDALATMAEDDERRSGVRENLAAAVYRQAEQLADAGNVEAAVSEFLRVGTAVPESALRANAEYDAASLLITANLWDQAIGVLTSFRRSFPDHELIDTVPAKLALAYRETEQWERAADELQQMVSLAKTPEERRENLLIAAELYDQAGNREKAIDTWRNYANSHPEPTDVYMEAANRLAELYQEDGDAESRDYWLRKQMETVDRDLDAADDRMRYLAASASAILARDALARYDSIRLTLPLNQSMTAKTDALERAVNAYKKTASYGLSSFATEAGYQIAHIYARLGADLMDSERPTGLSELELAQYELLLEEQAYPFEDNAIDIHEQNIRRAREGIFDEWVKRSYESLKALLPGRYRKEEVTQGVVYELD, encoded by the coding sequence ATGAATAATCGGATGGCCGGCAGGACTGTTAAAGGCCTTCTCATGGTTACGGCCCTTGTCATGGCGAGTGGCTGCCAGATGTTGCAGTCGATGATGCCTGCTGGTGGCGAAGAAATGCCGCGAGTCCGTGAAGGCACTCTGGCTGCGCTTCCGGCGATCGAAACGCGGCAGGAAAGTGCAGATGCAGGGGCCGGCAGCGGCCCCCCAGAAGATGTTTCCATTGAAACGGTGATGGACAGTTACAAGGCGCTTTTGCCACTCGTAGAGGATCCCCGGAAGCAGGTTACCATCAGGCATCGGTTGGCCGATCTGGAATTCCAGCGTGCGGAGCGGAAAATGGCGGATTCCGCTGTCGATGAACTCTCCGGAGCCATTGATGCCTACCAGCGTCTTCTGTCGGAATATCCAGAGCGCGAGGGCAATGACCAGATCTATTATCAGCTTGCCAGAGCCTGGGAGCTCCGAGGCGCGACGCCGCAGCAGCTTGATGCCCTGAATACTCTGGTCCGCCGCTACCCGGATTCAGAATACTGGGTTGAGGCCCAATTCCGCCGCGGCGATCTGTTGTTTATCGATGGCCGATACCGGGAAGCGAAGCAGGCCTTCGACGAGGTTACCCTCGCCAGTCAGGAGCACATGGCCGATGCCTCGTTCCTGGTGAACGCGCATTACATGAAAGGCTGGAGTCTGTTCAAGCAGGCGCAATACCAGGAGGCGCTCTTCAGTTACGTAGAAGTGCTTGATCTGGTGATGCCTGAGGGCAAGCCGGTGGCAGACGTCGATCAGCGGAGCCAGACGCTGATCGAAGATCTGTTCAGGGTAGTAGGGCTGTCCCTGTCGTACCTTGACGGAGCGGAAACCCTCCAGGCGCTTTTCCGCCAAACGGGTGGTCGCCCATACGAAATCCTGGTCTACGACCGCTATAGCGAGCTCTTGCTCGAGAGAGAGCAATATAGTGATGCCATCGATGTCTTCGAGGCCTACATAGAAGACCATCCGGCGAGTCCCTGGGCGCCGCGTTACCACATCCGGATCATCGATACCCTTGAGCTGGCCGGTTTCACCCGTACGATCCCTGAACGAAAGGCCGGCTTTGTCAGCCTTTACGGAATTTACAGCGATTACTGGCAGTCAGCGGGTTCCGATGCGATTGGTTTTATCGAGCAACAACTGGAACAACTGTTGCCGGAACTGGCGGACCGCCAGTATTTGCTGGCAGGGGAGGCGACGGATGATCAGCAGGCGGACGATCATTACCGCAAAGCCGCCAGTTATTACGCCGAATTTGCGACTACCTTCCCGGACCATCCCCGCACACCGGAGCGTCTGTTCCTTCTGGGTGAGACGTATCTGGAGCTGGAAGACTGGCCGGCAGCAATCGCAGCCTTCGAACGCGTGGCCTATGACTATCCGGAAGACACGGTAGCCGATCGGGCAGCTGAAGCCGGGTATGCCTCGGTGCTGGCATTCCGGGAGTACTCGCAAACCTGGGAGAGTGAGCCAGTATCGGAGCGGATGGTCTATCAGGAGCTGCAACAACTGAACCGGCTGCGGTTTGCAAATGCATTCCCCGGCGACGCCCGGGCACCTGCGGTGTATTACATTGCGCTGCAGCGTGAATTTGACCTGAACAACTGGGAAGAGACTGTCAATATGGCGGCCCGACTTGTTACCTGGCAGCCCACGCCTCCGGCTGAATTGACGACGGAAGCTTTGCTGTTATCCGGGCACAGCCTCTCCGAACTGGCCCGATACGCCGAGGCGGAACAGGCTTACCGTGACGCCTTGGCAACAATGGCCGAAGACGATGAACGCAGAAGCGGCGTTCGTGAAAATCTGGCCGCCGCGGTCTATCGACAGGCGGAGCAGTTGGCTGATGCCGGAAATGTGGAGGCTGCGGTCAGCGAATTCCTGCGAGTCGGGACGGCTGTTCCAGAATCCGCTCTGCGGGCAAACGCCGAATACGATGCTGCCTCACTCCTTATCACTGCCAATCTTTGGGACCAGGCTATCGGTGTGCTGACCAGTTTCAGGCGGTCTTTCCCGGACCACGAGCTGATCGACACAGTCCCTGCAAAACTGGCGTTGGCCTACCGTGAAACGGAGCAGTGGGAGCGAGCCGCCGACGAACTCCAGCAAATGGTATCCCTCGCTAAAACGCCGGAAGAGCGAAGGGAGAACCTGTTGATTGCAGCAGAGCTGTACGATCAGGCCGGTAACCGGGAAAAGGCGATTGATACCTGGCGAAATTACGCCAACAGCCACCCGGAGCCGACGGACGTCTACATGGAAGCAGCCAATCGGCTGGCTGAGCTCTATCAGGAAGACGGGGATGCCGAAAGCAGGGATTACTGGTTGCGAAAGCAGATGGAAACGGTGGACCGGGACCTGGACGCCGCGGACGATCGCATGCGTTACCTTGCGGCGTCAGCCTCTGCAATCCTCGCCCGCGATGCCCTTGCCCGGTATGACAGCATCAGGCTGACTCTGCCACTCAATCAAAGCATGACAGCGAAGACTGATGCACTTGAAAGAGCGGTCAACGCTTACAAGAAGACGGCCAGCTATGGCCTTTCATCATTTGCAACCGAGGCCGGTTACCAGATCGCCCACATCTATGCACGCCTCGGTGCCGATCTCATGGACTCGGAGCGGCCCACCGGATTGAGCGAGCTTGAACTGGCGCAGTACGAGCTTCTCCTGGAAGAGCAGGCCTACCCGTTTGAGGACAACGCCATCGATATCCACGAGCAGAATATCCGGCGGGCCCGGGAGGGCATTTTCGATGAATGGGTCAAGCGCAGCTACGAGTCCTTGAAAGCCCTGTTGCCCGGACGTTATCGGAAAGAAGAAGTTACCCAAGGGGTTGTCTATGAGCTCGATTAA